TACCAGAAGGTAGAATCTTCTCAAGGGATCGTTTCTAATCATTATAGTTCATTGTTATTTACTTGTGTATAGAtttgataataaaaaaacacTGAAACCCTATCTCCAGTATATCATGatacttttttcttgttcacTTTCTTTGTTTACTACATCACCATTCGGAAAAGACGAGGTAGAATTTTGCTTTTTGAGTCCTGCTTTATCTGTTGAGATCATATTTGCTcataaatcaaaacaaattcGTGTCAGAATACACTTCGTCATTTAGGCTACCTAGGAGTCTGCTCACACCTTCACCTCTCTTCGAAGTTATCCTTGGACAGtacctgtttttttttcagtttggATAAGATATTAGGATTATTTCACACTTTGATGGAAAAGATTTTGCGATAGGCTAGAATCATAGGACGTTTGAAGCGTCCTTTTGTGACTGATGTTTAAGGTAGCTATTATTTTCTGATGGCCATTACTGTTGAGTTTTGTGTGtttgattcaaatattttcagtttgaGGATAtaaattttgaaatctttcaaaagcATAAAACCGCTAGTAGAAACTATTACAGACCACTTGTTTTAACTCCTGAATATAATGGAAACAAACTAATAAGAAAACTTCATCTTGCTTTTTGAGAAAACTACATTCCGAAACAATCAACTTTTGGTTATCCgttgttttccaaatttcttaTAAATAACCGGAATATCCTATTATTCTTTCCCGTATTCTATCGTTGTGAGTAGTTTGTATTTTCGAGTTTATTTCCATGCTGTATAGGAAAAAGTTCTTAAACTACACTACTGAATAGCAATTTTGTACTTCCTGTCAGTCTATAATATAAAATACTAACCCCACAGCAGTTTGCCGAATAGCCCAAACTTTCTTGCAAAAACGTACTTGAGAACTCTTTAGCAAAAGGTTTATTGCTTTGATAGCAAAtccttctttcttctgTAGCCTCAAACTGTACCACAAACTTCTACCCCGATGTTACCTTTCATCTTTGTAATACCCTTTACCCTTGATTTTATCTCTAACTTGAAAATAGTATCTTCCTCTTGAACTACTACgaatttttttctatttcatcgaccttttcctttcttcTTAGCGTTGGGAACTTTCTATGATAATAGAACGttgattttccaaaactcATGCATTAGCGACCAAAGAACTTTCCTATAAACTGGTAAACTTAGAGCTTGAAAAAGTCACAGGCAAATGaaactttctttttcatttacTGCCTCACTTTTCCCCTCAGGTTACACGTGTGGTCTGTTGGATGGTATAATTATCAAGTTTAAACATGTAATTGTGTCGCCTTAATGTGAAGTATTACTTTCAAATTAGTTTCCATGTCCGGTTGTTAAACTGGTTCCCTAAATGTCAAATTAAGTTAAAAATACCCACTCACTACCACACGCTATAGAGACATCCAACTCGCTAATTTTAATACCATATGCTGCTACGGCTTTCCACTAATTAGTTATATGCGACTAATGCTTATCTTTCCAAGCCGTGTTGATATGCTTAAAGAGCTCGAATATTGCCTTCAAAGcgttttttttgttatcaaACGGCTACTTCATGATAAATGATCGGCATTGTTGTAAcattgtcaatgaaaaattaacGTCCGCACCTTGTCACAAAAATAGAGGGGAAGCCATTATTGGAACTTTCCATACAGCTCGATTGATTACAAACCATCAAACTTGActcattttttcaactattTGCAACAGCAATTGCGTTCTATACGAGTACCATAAAGCTGGTAAACATCTGAAAACCAAAGGCTAGATTTAAATTCGGATCCTTTTAAAAGCCGCACACATCTGTTTGGGGAAAAACAGCAAACTAAGCCCCGTGTAAAATCAACTTCCGATTAACGTTTGCAATTTTGCAACTTGTCTAAATACAAATTCCCTTTATCCTTAAACTTAAAATACTTTGATTATCTTACATCCTATACCGTTGACATTACCGTTACCGGTGAGTCTCTGGTAAGCTTCTACATTGTTTAACAAAGAAACTTCtagaaaataaacaataCTAACAAGTCGCATCTTACAAAGGAAATGACTCACCGGTTGCAACTTCCCTTTTCAGCTATCTCCATACCATGTGCGTTCCTGGACGTTTGCACCACCCACCCGTATTAGCCTTGGATAACCGAAGCGTTTCAGGGTTATATGTGTCTTTTGCAACCGAATAGGGTATTCGTTTATTAGTCATGTAACTATGTGTTTATTCTAAACATTCCATAAATATTGATTCTATTGCAGCATTCTCTGTCAGAGAAGGCAAAATACTGTTTCCACAACAAGCACTAAGCTGTGAcctcctttttttcctttaaagCTTTCTCTTAATACTATATTGACCAATGCGGACTAGTAACAACGAAGACACGTCTTTGCAGCCACCACTGTACgaaaatgacaatgaaaCATTGGTTGACATTTTACCATCGTTCCAGATGCATAACTTTATGTTAAACCGGCCAATTGACGATAAGGCCAATGTAGATCAACCTCCAAACTATGAAGACTCATCGACAATTGCATCAACAGTGGTGTCTAGACAAACTTCCCTTGATCCATCAAACTTTCTTTTGAACAACCTAGACAAGCTACAAAAAATTAATATGCCTTTCAAAGCAGAGATCACGCTTACTGAGGAATTAAACAAAGTGGGTGTACCCTTCAAACAGGCAAACCCCCTGAAAACCTACAAGCCGGGTGATATGGTTTACGGATTTGTTCTTTTCCAGAATCCAAACAACTTCCCAATTCCCTTTGAACAGGTGATGATCTCCATGGAATGTGATATTGGTACAGTTTCACCAAATGGTAAAGTCgttaaaaagaaaatcataACGGCCTATGATTTAGAAGCCTCTTTCAACATGTATGGCGCAGAAGGAGATAACGATACTTATCATATGTTGGATCCATTGGATAAAAATTATCTTGGTTTCGAAAAGAGACGTTTGGATCCAAACATTCCTATCAAGaagttcttcaagttcaGAATTCCTCATTATGTGTTGGATGATTGCTGTGATTCACAGCTTTGGGAGCATTTGAAAACACCACCGTCATTTGGATTGAATAAGAAAAGTGCTCGAAACACAGCCGCTGCTCTTAAAATCGACAATCATCTAGGATATGGAAGGTTTGATAACCCGTCTTCTCCTATGGTTGTTAAGGATTATGCTCCCCCAAATCAATTTGTCTCCTTCTACATTAGTGCTCAATTCATTGGTAAGAAGTTGGATCTTTATAAACGTTTCTATACCAAGAGCACGCATCACAACtatgatttcattttcttgaaaaacGTGGAGCACCATTTCCGTGTCACTAGCTCAGTTCCAGAGGAAGAACCCATGCGATTGATAAGCTCCACTGATGAGCAGCTACGATTGTTGGAGAATCAAGCAATTGAGGCTATTGAGGTCATGACTGAGCGGGGAATGTTGAACAAGGTCGGTGTCACTGCATTGCAGGAGCAAGACGAAATTATTTTCAGCTCCAACGGAAAAGCAAAGCAACAGTATGATGTCACTGCTGATTCTATATGTAAAAAGTATAAACCAGATTTGTTCACTAAATCAGTCCAGATACACTTCAAGAAAGATTTATTTTCCAAGATGTCAGGTACAttaaatattgaatttCAAGTACGAGAAGCAGTGAAACTTCAATCCTTTTTACCTAGATTATTACAGCAGACAATTACTGCTTCGGAAATTGTACCACCCACAATCCAATTGTGTTTAGAGttcatttcttcagattTTGCCTCAAAGCCACCTTCAGTGCTAAAAATTGAACCTAACGTTATTGCTGTCGACTTAGAATCCCATTATTCGTTACCGGTTACTTTTGATAGCGACTTTGTCCTGCAGGAAAGAAAGGCTGTCACTTCTACAATAACCAAGTTTGCCTTGTACTATAACAAGCTGAATTATATGGCCAAAGAGGGTAAATTTGTGGTTCCGAAAACTGTATACCATGCCTTGCGAGGCTTAGGGCATGCCAAGTACAATGAGACATATATTCCccatgttttcaaaaattacTTAATGACACCAAAGTGGGAATATGATTCCGTATCCCACAAATATAGGGCGTTCATAAGCTTGACTCTAGACTACGATAGCAAGGCATTACAATCCCAACCAAAAGCGTTAGTTCCAAGCTTCCAAACCTGCTTGATGGCAAGACTATACAAAGTCAGGATGGAtgtcaaaatcaagaagaagatgttgtCCTCGTACTTGCCTGCTGTAGTTGTGTagtttgtttgtgttttttcTAAAACTTGTCTTTTCTCACCTCTATATTCCAAATCCACCGAACTTACTATTTCAGACCTAATTTAAGCCTTGTGTATACAAGGCACTGGTTTTCCACTACAAACACTCCGGATCAAGCCCTAATTCCGAGACCCGTTAAGTATTGCCGAGTATCTCCGAGTTAGCTcgttattttttgttattatcCCCCCTTATCTCCGTAGCGCAAACAATGGAATATTACTTATCTTACGGTGTAAATTTTGCATGAATTAGTCATCCAACATTCGATGGGGATTTTCCTTATCCtatgtttatttttcgTGCTGTAAGAAAGGAGACAATCTAGAATGATAAATTTGTGGCTCCTTtggggggaggggggggggggacAATATGTAGATAAGCCAAGCTAAGTTGTTGCTACACTATAAAACCCCGTACATGTCCCTATTTTTCAGCTTGCTCAGTAAAGCatcttttttcctctcttgACTTATTTCCTTCTCCAACTTTTATCCCCCATCCAAAACCCAGATAAATTTTAACTAAATGCAAGCACACTACTAATTTAGAAATCCTACGACAATGCTACCATCTAAAAACCCAAACGATGAACTATACGATGTTTTGCCCTCGTATCAATTATATAACCAAATATACAACCGTGCGTTGCTTCCTAACAACAAATTTGGCGAACTACCAGCTTACGAAGATGACTGTACAGAATCAGCCACAGcagaaactgaaaactCCAGGTACAGTTCTTCAGTTAAATCGTTTAATCTTATCAACAATATTGACAAATTACCAAGGGTCAATGCTCCTTTGAAAACATCGATTGTCATAAATGACCCATTGAAAACATACCTACCAGGTGAGATCATTGCCGGTCACGTCAACCTTGAAAACTATGGCTCAGAAATTATCCCATTGGAACAACTTTTTGTCTCCTTGGACTGCGATGTTTCTATATTCAACTCTAAGTCTAATAAAGCTTATAGAAAAAACCTTGTTAGAATCGTAGACATGGAAGCATCTTTCCCTTTGCCATATCGACGACATGACTGGTGAAACCCTGATTTACCCGAAAAAGTCTCTAAGAGTGTACTTCAGTTTCAGGATCCCTCACTATATTTTAGATGATTGTTGCGATCACCAGCTTGTCGAACATTTGAAAGCACCGCCTTCTTTTGGTTTGAATTGCTTTGATTCCTTTAGTAAAAGGACTCAAATTGTTCATGATTTTGCTAAGTTTGGTGAGTTTGTAACTTATTCAATCAAAGCACAATTTATGGGCGAAAAATTGAACGCAAATGAACACgaatttattttattaaaGAAAACGCAACATGCGTTTAGAGTTGGAAAAGTACATCAACTTGATGATCATGTTCCCTTTGGCACTACAATTGAACAACTCAACACACTTGAGAAAGCTGTTTCTGATTCTATTGCTGaaataaaggaaagaaagatGCTTTCGGACATTGGAATTGAGAAGGAAAGTGATCAAAGTGACATACTTTATAGTTCAATTGGAAAGCAAAAATTCTCCTACAACGAGGATCCGGGTCAAATGACTGATTATTCAAAGTATAtgaattttgattttcccAAATCTCTTTTCTCGTCTGTTTCTGGAgttcttgaaatcaaaattcaTATTGATAAGCTTGCAGCTCTTCCTGGCATTTACGAACTTGATGACCTGAATTCTCTGTCAAATACTAGAGTACCCCCGGTAGTCGAATTAGATTTTGAGTTCAAACCAACTAAGCCAAAAAGCAGTTCACATTGcccttcttcaattgataTCGAACCAGTGTTTTTTGCCGTTGATATGCAATCCGAAGGTAAGAtaccttttgtttttgataaCTCATTTTTAGCAATGGATAAAAGTGAAATTATGTCAAAGTTTGCTAAATTTAAAGCATATCATGATGAAATGACTAGGTTACAGGAAACTGGTGTCTGTGTTCCCAACTTTTTATCAGAGACCTTGATTTCGTTGAATCATTTTGTACACCATGAAACCCCTGTAAAGGACATCTTGGAAAGGCAAACTATAAAGTTAAATTGGAATTATGACCCAAACTCAAAATCGTTTAAATGTTTTGCAGATTTTCCGTTAAAGTATAACGTTGAAACACTCTCCAGCCAGAAGTTTACTCTAGTTCCAGGATTCCAAAACTGTCTTTTCGCAAGATTGTATAAGGTTTGTTTCAACATTAAAGCTGGAAATGGTAAATGTGAATCAGTATCGTTGCCAATCAGTGTTCACTAAATAATTTTCtaagaaaataagaaaaaaataagaaaaaaataaagtcaCAGGATTTCTTATGACTTGTCTTGGTTTTTCTAggtatatatatttatgaATTCGTATATAACATGCTATAATAAGTTGATTCCGTAAATTTTTAGTTAAAATGTTGATTATTAACATAGTATCTTCTTGGTGATTTTACCTAGttgttaaaaaaaagattaCGAACTCTGCAGTTTCAGCCTCGCAAATAAAATGCTACTTTCAGTAAAAGGTTTGAGTAGAAAATAATTTAAGGGCGCTTTACATACCCTAGAAGAAACCCTTTAGTGATGTAACCATACCCATTTTCTCTAAATATACATGGACGTATGTGCTACTTGAATTTTACAAaagatttgtttgttgttattttcttttttcccATAGTAAGTAGACAGTAATCATGTAAAGTAGCACCAGCTTTATTTATACAACCACTAAAAACGGAAATTACAAAATCGCTCTGGCGTTTCCTTTATGACTTTCATCAACTCTTCCGAACCTCAGCAACATATACTATAACGTAAGGAGTAATTGAACAGCAAATCACACTTAAAAAGCACACATGAAATTCTAGCAGAGAATAagttgaaaacattgataCGCAACTTTTTCCGTAGAATATATTGGGCCCTAATATAACCTGTGTTGTATACCATTCATGTGTAAAAGACACTTGGTTTGAGGTCAGTTTGGTTTCTCAGTGTAATCAGCAAAGGCTCGGAAAAAACCTTAAACCTGTTAATGTCGGTATTTATGATTTGTCATGCAGTTTAGTGTGCTTGTTTtcatgaagaaatcatttacttttcttttgcatgttttgttggaaaaaaaatatctttgaCACATTTGGCGGAAAATGGTTCAATCTAACATTCGTacattaattttttcctctgAACACTACGGAAAACTTtagagttttttttctgaaatgAGCTATTAGACAAAAATAGTACCAATTTAATAAATTAGTTGTTAAGAATTAATTGTTAAGCACTTCTATCACTTAGAGTTGAGAAACTGCCGTGACTCAAAGTATGTGGATTTAGTGGTCATGTTTTAGCTAAAATAACAATTAAGGGATATCCCTAAAAAAGCATACTCTTTCTCTCAAAAACATCTACATTCTCTTTTCTATTACTCGGaaataacaaaaatgaCCTGCAGAATAAACTTCTCCCAGCTAAATTACCAGAACCACATTTCAGTGCCGcataataaaaaaagaatggttATCCTTACTCGCACGGCGCAAACAACTGTTGCCCGGAGTTAATACTAAAAGGCACCAAAAGCTGCAGTCCATAGCCAAAACTGTCCCCAATGTCATGGTTTGCCAAACATATCCGTCTTTCTAGCTCTGTTATACTCCTGCTTGTTAGTTAAAAGGAGGGGACTTAGAGCAAATACAAGAAAACTGAGTAACTTTTTGCTTCAAATAAGAGATTAGTCATCGGACTGGTGTAGACATTTGTCGTGATTGTCCAGTGGAATTTCACTCCCAATCCAGAACTTTCAGACAAccctttttttctgtaaaaCTCCATTGTCTAAAAAATTACTAATTATGTACCCTTACAAATCAGTCATTAATTAAAAAGTTGACTTGTATGCATAATAATTTACCCAGGTACCACTCTTATAAATTGATAGTTAGCAGTTTCTAGTTTCTCTGCTTCTCTTTCGCATAGTTATGCTTTTTCAATTCCGTTAGCTCTATCTAAACCAAAGGGAAAGTATACGCCTGACAAATAGTAGAAAATACCGTTCCGAGATGAATCCATTTTACGACATATTACCTTCATATCAGTTGGATAACCACATTTACAACTTTTCCTTATCTAATAAAGAACCACATTGCCAACCACCAAACTATGAAGAGCTTTGTTTCTGTCCAATTTCTTCCGACAATCCGGTGCAGACTTCAATATTTCCCAGCAGTGCTATGAAACCCACCAACAATATTTCCAAGCCAAGACAAAAAAACTTGGCATTAAAGGCAAGCATAAGGTTGCAAAATTCCTCCACGACATTCACTCCGGGCGATACTATATTTGGCTATGTTCGAGTGAAGAATGAATCCACAGCAATCATCTTACTGGAACAAGTAATTGTGTCCTTGGAATGTGAAATAGGAATGTTCAGTCACAGATATAATAAATTGGTCTCTCGCAACATCATTAAAACGGTTGATTATGAAGCTTCTGTAAGACCACCTTATCGACGGCGTTGTTCCTAAAACCCTACTATATCCCAGTGAGTCAATTCagtttcattttcaattcaaaattccACACTACACACTTGATGATTGTTGCTCTCGCCAATTCATTGAGCATCTAAAATTGCCTCCATCCATGGGTCATCGGCATGTTAATGTTtcagagaaaaaacaaaattggGTAAACGATTTTGCCAAACCAGGAGAGTATGTGTCGTACTATTTACAGACAAGTTTTTTTGGCAGAGAAACCTATATTGgcaaacaaaacaaaccGGAACCTGACTTATTCCAGGTAAAGAAGATATGCCATGAACTAAGGGTAGAATTGCGTTCACATGGGAATGATATTACATCAAATGGTACTACAATTGAGCAATTGAACGAAATCGAAAGATACGTAGTTAAATCAATTGCAGAGAtggaagagagaaagatGCTTTATGATATTGGGATTGAGACAGAAAAAGAACAGTCAGACATTATAAACAGCACTCACAAAAAAGCAACATACCAGCTAAAAGAGGGCATTGTGGCATTATCTAAAGGAAACTGTATTGTGGACattgattttaaaaaaggcttcttttcaaatgtttcagGTATCTTTACTATTATCCCCGAAATTTGCAAAATGAATACACTCCAAAGCTTCTATAAATTCgattcttctttctctcaGAACCTTCCCAAAGTTAAATTGGAGTTGGAATTCAAGCCTGCAAATCTAAGTGACAAGCCTGACTATCCAACGTTTATTGCCATCGAACCCACACTGGTAATTATAGATATACAGTCTGAAAAACATCTTCCTGTCGTTTTCGatgacttttttttacttcacaataaaaaagaaattgtcTCATACTTTAGCAAGTTTTTAGTCTACCTGTCTAAAGTTATAAAGCTTTCAAAGCAAGGTATTCCTGTTCCAACGCCCTTGATTAAGACATTAGATTCGTTAACGCACTTTGTTTACCAAGAAATACCAATAAGCGGTTTATTTAGAAAGCAAAATGTTAATTTGAGCTGGGAATACAATAGGTCCTTTAAATCTTTCAGGAGTACAGTGGAAATACCTTTAGAATTTGACATTAAGAATATTACTAAGCATAAAATAACATTGTTGCCTGGATTTCAAACTTGTCTTTTTGCAAGGCTACATAAACTTGAATTAAACATCACAACCAAAACAGGTAAAGGTGGTGTTACTTTTTTACCTATACATGTTGTTTGAACCgataaaaaaagaaaacccT
The window above is part of the Pichia kudriavzevii chromosome 1, complete sequence genome. Proteins encoded here:
- a CDS encoding uncharacterized protein (PKUD0A05500; Pfam Domains: Bul1_N(2.8e-20)); translation: MRTSNNEDTSLQPPLYENDNETLVDILPSFQMHNFMLNRPIDDKANVDQPPNYEDSSTIASTVVSRQTSLDPSNFLLNNLDKLQKINMPFKAEITLTEELNKVGVPFKQANPLKTYKPGDMVYGFVLFQNPNNFPIPFEQVMISMECDIGTVSPNGKVVKKKIITAYDLEASFNMYGAEGDNDTYHMLDPLDKNYLGFEKRRLDPNIPIKKFFKFRIPHYVLDDCCDSQLWEHLKTPPSFGLNKKSARNTAAALKIDNHLGYGRFDNPSSPMVVKDYAPPNQFVSFYISAQFIGKKLDLYKRFYTKSTHHNYDFIFLKNVEHHFRVTSSVPEEEPMRLISSTDEQLRLLENQAIEAIEVMTERGMLNKVGVTALQEQDEIIFSSNGKAKQQYDVTADSICKKYKPDLFTKSVQIHFKKDLFSKMSGTLNIEFQVREAVKLQSFLPRLLQQTITASEIVPPTIQLCLEFISSDFASKPPSVLKIEPNVIAVDLESHYSLPVTFDSDFVLQERKAVTSTITKFALYYNKLNYMAKEGKFVVPKTVYHALRGLGHAKYNETYIPHVFKNYLMTPKWEYDSVSHKYRAFISLTLDYDSKALQSQPKALVPSFQTCLMARLYKVRMDVKIKKKMLSSYLPAVVV
- a CDS encoding uncharacterized protein (PKUD0A05510; possible pseudogene), with the protein product MTGETLIYPKKSLRVYFSFRIPHYILDDCCDHQLVEHLKAPPSFGLNCFDSFSKRTQIVHDFAKFGEFVTYSIKAQFMGEKLNANEHEFILLKKTQHAFRVGKVHQLDDHVPFGTTIEQLNTLEKAVSDSIAEIKERKMLSDIGIEKESDQSDILYSSIGKQKFSYNEDPGQMTDYSKYMNFDFPKSLFSSVSGVLEIKIHIDKLAALPGIYELDDLNSLSNTRVPPVVELDFEFKPTKPKSSSHCPSSIDIEPVFFAVDMQSEGKIPFVFDNSFLAMDKSEIMSKFAKFKAYHDEMTRLQETGVCVPNFLSETLISLNHFVHHETPVKDILERQTIKLNWNYDPNSKSFKCFADFPLKYNVETLSSQKFTLVPGFQNCLFARLYKVCFNIKAGNGKCESVSLPISVH
- a CDS encoding uncharacterized protein (PKUD0A05515; possible pseudogene) codes for the protein MGHRHVNVSEKKQNWVNDFAKPGEYVSYYLQTSFFGRETYIGKQNKPEPDLFQVKKICHELRVELRSHGNDITSNGTTIEQLNEIERYVVKSIAEMEERKMLYDIGIETEKEQSDIINSTHKKATYQLKEGIVALSKGNCIVDIDFKKGFFSNVSGIFTIIPEICKMNTLQSFYKFDSSFSQNLPKVKLELEFKPANLSDKPDYPTFIAIEPTLVIIDIQSEKHLPVVFDDFFLLHNKKEIVSYFSKFLVYLSKVIKLSKQGIPVPTPLIKTLDSLTHFVYQEIPISGLFRKQNVNLSWEYNRSFKSFRSTVEIPLEFDIKNITKHKITLLPGFQTCLFARLHKLELNITTKTGKGGVTFLPIHVV